From a single Parambassis ranga chromosome 2, fParRan2.1, whole genome shotgun sequence genomic region:
- the LOC114447930 gene encoding kinesin heavy chain-like, which produces MVDAAECGVRVMCRFRPLNESEINRGDKYIPKFKDDDTVVITGKPYMFDRVLPPNTSQEQVYDQCAKQIVKDVLGGYNGTIFAYGQTSSGKTHTMEGKLHDHQLMGIIPRIAHDIFDHIYSMDENLEFHIKVSYFEIYLDKIRDLLDVSKTNLSVHEDKNRVPYVKGCTERFVSSPEEVMDVIDEGKANRHVAVTNMNEHSSRSHSIFLINIKQENIETETKLSGKLYLVDLAGSEKVSKTGAEGAVLDEAKNINKSLSALGNVISALAEGTKSHVPYRDSKMTRILQDSLGGNCRTTIIICCSPSVYNEAETKSTLMFGQRAKTIKNTVSVNLELTAEEWKKKYEKEKDKNKSLKNVIQRLEAELSRWRNGENVPEEEQLSSKDQRSAEPYDNTPIIDNLLPAGGGGAVSCEERSKYDEDISNLYKQLDDKDDEINQHSQLAEKLKEQMMDQEELLASTRRDYEKIQEELCRLQTENELAKEEVKEVLQALEELAVNYDQKIQEVEERDQANLQLTEELQHKTALLAVVQRELSQLQELNGLQRKRAAEVLNLLLRDLSDIGAIIGTSDIKTTASSEAKGNGSAVEEEFTVARLYISKMKSEVKSLVNRSKQLESTQADAHRKIQANDKELASCQLLISQHQAKIKSLTDYMQNMEQKKRQLEESQDALTEELAKLQAHEKRHELSGDEKEDIQDEDMKKTLEEQLEHHREAHQKQLSRLRDEIEDKQRMLDELTDLNQGLLLEQVRLMSDYDKLKAEEQEKDAKLQKLMLLNEQGEQAREDLKGLEETVAKELQTLHNLRKLFVQDLTMRVKKSAELDFEEGLSNVAQKQKISFLENNLEQLTKVHKQLVRDNADLRCELPKLEKRLRATAERVKALENALKEAKENAMRDRKRYQQEVDRIKEAVRAKNMARRGYSAQIAKPIRPGHHPLSSPICSSVRVRVVVDTYTHNN; this is translated from the exons atggTGGATGCAGCGGAGTGCGGGGTGAGGGTGATGTGCCGCTTCAGGCCCCTGAACGAGTCCGAAATCAACCGAGGAGACAAATACATCCCCAAATTCAAAGATGACGACACGGTGGTCATAACG GGCAAGCCGTACATGTTCGACCGCGTGCTGCCTCCCAACACGTCGCAGGAGCAGGTCTACGACCAGTGTGCCAAGCAGATAGTCAAAG ATGTCCTCGGCGGGTACAACGGGACCATCTTCGCCTACGGGCAGACATCCTCCGGGAAGACACACACCATGGAG ggcaAACTGCACGACCACCAGCTGATGGGGATCATCCCGCGCATCGCCCACGACATCTTTGACCACATCTACTCCATGGACGAGAACCTCGAGTTTCACATCAag gtctcttattttgaaatctacCTGGATAAGATCAGAGACCTGCTGGACG TGTCCAAGACGAACCTGTCCGTGCACGAGGACAAAAACAGAGTGCCCTACGTCAAG GGATGCACCGAGCGCTTCGTGTCCAGTCCGGAGGAGGTGATGGACGTCATCGACGAGGGGAAAGCTAATCGGCACGTGGCAGTGACCA acaTGAACGAACACAGCTCTCGCAGCCACAGCATCTTCCTCATCAACATCAAGCAGGAGAACATCGAGACCGAGACCAAACTGTCGGGGAAGCTCTACCTGGTCGACCTGGCTGGCAGCGAGAAG GTGAGCAAGACCGGAGCGGAGGGAGCGGTGCTGGACGAGGCGAAGAACATCAACAAATCCCTGTCTGCGCTGGGAAACGTCATCTCTGCTCTGGCCGAAGGAACC AAAAGCCACGTGCCGTACAGAGACAGCAAGATGACCCGGATCCTGCAGGACTCTCTGGGAGGGAACTGCcgcaccaccatcatcatctgctgctcGCCGTCCGTCTACAACGAGGCGGAGACCAAGTCCACGCTCATGTTCGGACAGAG aGCCAAGACCATCAAGAACACGGTGTCTGTGAACCTGGAGCTCACGGCCGAGGAGTGGAAGAAGAAGTACGAGAAGGAGAAGGACAAGAACAAGAGCCTGAAGAACGTCATCCAGAGGCTGGAGGCGGAGCTCAGCCGCTGGAGGAACG gGGAGAATGTTccggaggaggagcagctgagctCCAAAGATCAGAGGAGCGCCGAGCCGTACGACAACACTCCCATCATCGACAACCTGCTGCCGGCTGGAGGTGGAGGCGCCGTCTCCTGTGAGGAGAGGAGCAAGTACGACGAGGACATCAGCAACCTGTACAAGCAGCTGGACGACAAG GACGATGAGATCAATCAGCACAGCCAGCTGGCGGAGAAGCTCAAGGAGCAGATGATGGACCAGGAGGAG CTGCTGGCGTCCACGCGGCGGGACTATGAGAAGATCCAGGAGGAGCTGTGCCGGCTGCAGACGGAGAACGAGCTGGccaaggaggaggtgaaggaggtgcTGCAGGCGCTGGAGGAGCTGGCCGTCAACTACGACCAGAAGATCCAAGAGGTGGAGGAGCGGGACCAGGCCAACCTGCAGCTGacggaggagctgcagcacaagACG GCGCTGCTGGCGGTGGTGCAGCGGGAGCTGAGTCAGCTGCAGGAACTCAACggcctgcagaggaagagagccgCCGAGGTCCTCAACCTGCTGCTGCGAGACCTCAGCGACATCGGCGCCATCATCGGCACCAGCGACATCAAGACCACAGCG TCCTCAGAGGCGAAGGGGAACGGGTCGGCCGTGGAGGAGGAGTTCACCGTCGCTCGCCTCTACATCAGCAAGATGAAGTCTGAGGTCAAGTCTCTGGTCAATCGCAGCAAGCAGCTGGAGAGCACTCAGGCCGACGCCCACCGCAAGATCCAGGCCAACGACAAGGAGCTGGCGTCCTGTCAGCTGCTCATCTCCCAG CATCAGGCCAAGATCAAGTCCCTGACCGACTACATGCAGAACATGgagcagaagaagaggcagctggaggagagtcAGGACGCTCTGACGGAGGAGCTCGCCAAGCTGCAGGCTCACG AGAAACGGCACGAGCTGTCAGGGGACGAGAAGGAGGACATCCAAGATGAGGACATgaag AAGacgctggaggagcagctggagcatCACAGGGAGGCTCATCAGAAGCAGCTGAGCCGCCTCCGAGACGAGATCGAAGACAAGCAGAGGATGCTGGACGAGCTGACAGA CTTAAACCAGGGtctgctgctggagcaggtgAGGCTCATGTCCGACTACGACAAACTGAaggcggaggagcaggagaaggacgCGAAGCTGCAGAAACTCAT GCTGCTGAACGAGCAGGGCGAGCAGGCCAGGGAGGATCTGAAGGGTCTGGAGGAGACTGTG gccaaagagctgcagacGCTGCACAACCTGCGCAAACTCTTCGTTCAGGACCTCACCATGAGGGTCAAGAAG agCGCAGAGCTCGACTTTGAAGAGGGACTCAGCAACGTGGCTCAGAAACAGAAGATCTCCTTCCTGGAGAACAACCTGGAGCAGCTCACCAAGGTCCACAAGCAG CTGGTCCGGGACAACGCAGACCTCCGCTGCGAGCTGCCCAAGCTGGAGAAGCGCCTTCGGGCCACGGCAGAGCGGGTCAAAGCCCTGGAGAACGCCCTGAAGGAGGCCAAGGAGAACGCCATGAGGGACCGCAAGCGCTACCAGCAGGAGGTGGACCGCATCAAGGAGGCCGTGCGGGCCAAGAACATGGCCAGGAGGGGGTACTCGGCACAGATCG CAAAGCCCATCAGGCCAGGCCACCATCCACTGTCATCCCCCATCTGCAGCTCCGTCAGAGTCAGAGTTGTTGTGGACACCTACACCCACAACAACTGA
- the LOC114447917 gene encoding plakophilin-4-like, translating to MEEGDAKGEGPMAVREGPSGQDSGTTTTTTTTTNLLASVKEQELQFERLTRELEEERQIVASQLERCMLGAESPGGDSSSSSEKSFAWRSAGGESQGGAMEASGCPGRHLEAEEGLYLPEVDRASLHDSSGGHSAQMTSYSDSGYQDSSVSYYSNQNVVRSEPRASLSRSPRAEGQASGQASSRVLRRMASLPSRSQSPGCGTVSPSRISLRTSQGSTYDSPILSEPKPLPAVFPGTTMPPSCPSPTSPTDGTQALVGGGGGVGGGARLGSTLSLIEGRGLTGSPLRSGMTAVPQHYGSTLPRQSQPLAYGADPYGLYQRSALPRPDSLIGLHSSYAGHGQQIDPELRAALSPDCHMTPVFDERSFHSPLYHSPTHDPQGSLYRANTGMGTLPRTTSHCSTLPYQRSSYGLSSAAAYVDSFRVPAEPVFSHRHSGLVDRIITRTPSIESIHKDPREFAWRDPELPEVIHMLQHHFPSVQANAAAYLQHLCYGDNRIKVEVCHLGGIQHLVDLLDNKVSEVQKSACGALRNLVYGKATDNNKVALRNCGGVPALLRLLRKTTDNEVRELVTGVLWNLSSCDAVKMTIIRDALSTLTNTVVIPHSGWSSSSHRDEHKVKFQSSLLLRNTTGCLRNLSSAGEEARSQLRCCEGLVDSLLHVLRACVNTSDYDSKIVENSVCTLRNLSYRLEVEMPSSRLLGNQELDTLLGFSSPVKELDYLCWGKRRRGRKRSGWPDGKWDGLGPIPGFSQPPRGAELLWHPMVVKPYLNLLAESSNPATLEGAAGSLQNLSAGNWKFSAYIRAAVRKEKGLPILVELLRMDNDRVVCSVATALRNMALDGRNKELIGKYAMRDLVNRLPGGSPTFLSDDTVASVCCTLHEVTSRNMENAKALADSGGIEKLVDISKGRGKGYSMKVVKAAAQVLNTLWQYRELRSLYKQDGWNYTHFVTPVSTLERDRYRSQPTLPTSPLQMSPVIQSGGSATSSPAMLGIRRHSSNYQRAQSSMQLDTYYGDNSLHKQPYTGSEKKTPYFIGTYSSQSGEDLRRSQHPEPFYDEPDRKNYNSYRMYLSSPQGYGEEPYEDEPVHLTPSSPDGFASQSLRFKANTNYVDFYSTTRRPSNRANKFTGSPDSWV from the exons atggaggagggcgACGCAAAGGGGGAAGGGCCCATGGCGGTCAGAGAGGGGCCGAGCGGTCAGGACTCcggcaccaccaccaccaccaccaccaccaccaacctgCTGGCTTCGGTGAAGGAGCAG gagctgcagtttGAGCGGCTGACTCGGGAACTGGAGGAGGAGCGGCAGATCGTGGCGAGCCAGCTGgagaggtgcatgctgggagccGAGTCGCCGGGGGGAGACAGTAGCAG CTCCTCTGAGAAGTCGTTTgcatggagatctgcag gtggAGAGTCTCAGGGTGGAGCCATGGAGGCGTCCGGATGTCCGGGGCGTCACctggaggcggaggaggggCTCTACCTGCCTGAAGTGGACCGCGCCTCCCTGCATGACA GCTCAGGAGGTCACTCGGCCCAGATGACCTCCTATTCAGACAGCGGCTACCAGGACAGCAGcgtcagttactatagcaaccaGAACGTGGTGCGTTCAGAGCCGCGCGCCTCCTTATCCAGGAGCCCCAGAGCAGAGGGCCAGGCCTCCGGGCAG gcgTCCAGCCGGGTCTTACGGAGGATGGCCTCCCTTCCTTCCAGAAGCCAATCGCCTGGCTGCGGCACCGTCTCGCCCTCCCGGATCTCCTTGCGAACGTCCCAGGGCAGCACGTACGACTCCCCGATCCTGTCTGAGCCCAAACCGCTGCCCGCCGTCTTCCCCGGCACCACCATGCCGCCCTCCTGCCCGTCACCGACCTCCCCAACCGATGGCACCCAGGCCCtagttggtggtggtggaggagtaggaggaggagcgAGGTTAGGCTCCACCCTGTCTTTGATCGAAGGGCGGGGTTTGACGGGGTCCCCGCTGCGCTCGGGGATGACGGCGGTGCCCCAGCACTACGGCTCCACGCTGCCCAGGCAGAGCCAGCCGCTGGCCTACGGCGCCGACCCATACGGCCTCTACCAGAGGAGCGCGCTGCCCCGCCCAGACAGCCTGATAG GCCTCCACAGCTCGTACGCCGGCCACGGGCAGCAGATAGACCCCGAGCTGAGGGCGGCGTTGTCCCCAGACTGCCACATGACGCCTGTTTTCGACGAGCGCTCCTTCCACAGCCCGCTGTACCACAGCCCCACGCACGACCCCCAGGGCTCCCTCTACAGGGCGAACACAG GTATGGGGACCCTCCCTCGGACCACAAGCCATTGCAGCACGCTGCCGTACCAAAGAAGCAGCTACGGGCTGAGCTCTGCGGCGGCGTACGTCGATTCCTTCAGGGTCCCCGCAGAGCCCGTCTTCTCTCACAGGCACTCTGGGCTGGTGGACCGCATCATCACCCGCACGCCATCCATCGAGAGCATCCACAAGGAccccag gGAGTTTGCGTGGCGTGACCCTGAGCTTCCAGAGGTCATCCACATGCTGCAGCACCACTTCCCCTCCGTGCAGGCCAACGCCGCCGCCTACCTGCAGCACCTGTGCTACGGAGACAACAGGATCAAGGTGGAG GTGTGTCATCTGGGTGGGATCCAGCACCTGGTGGACCTGCTGGACAACAAAGTTTCCGAGGTGCAGAAAAGCGCCTGTGGGGCCTTGAGGAACCTCGTGTACGGCAAAGCCACCGACAACAACAAGGTGGCGCTGAGAAACTGCGGCGGCGTGCCCGCCCTGCTGCGCCTCCTCCGGAAGACCACAGACAACGAGGTCCGGGAGCTCGTCACGG GCGTCCTGTGGAACCTCTCCTCGTGCGACGCGGTGAAGATGACCATCATCCGCGACGCTCTGAGCACGCTCACCAACACGGTGGTCATCCCGCACTCgggctggagcagcagctcgCACCGCGACGAGCACAAAGTCAAGTTCCAGTCGTCCCTGCTGCTGCGCAACACCACCGGCTGTCTGAG gaACCTGAGCTCCGCGGGGGAGGAGGCGAGGAGCCAGTTGCGCTGCTGTGAGGGCCTGGTGGATTCACTGCTTCACGTCCTCAGAGCCTGCGTCAACACGTCCGACTATGACAGCAAG ATCGTGGAGAACAGCGTCTGCACCCTGAGGAACCTCTCGTACAGACTGGAGGTGGAGATGCCCTCCTCTCGTCTCCTCGGTAACCAGGAGCTGGACACCCTGCTGGGCTTCTCCTCCCCGGTGAAGGAGCTGGACTACCTCTGCTGGGGCAAGAGGAGGCGCGGCAGGAAGAGGAGCGGCTGGCCTGACGGCAAG TGGGACGGCTTGGGGCCGATCCCGGGTTTCTCCCAGCCGCCGCGAGGGGCGGAGCTGCTGTGGCACCCGATGGTGGTGAAGCCATACCTCAACCTGCTGGCTGAGAGCTCCAACCCCGCCACGCTGGAGGGCGCCGCCGGCTCCCTGCAGAACCTCTCTGCCGGGAACTGGAAG ttttcAGCCTACATCCGAGCCGCGGTGCGTAAGGAGAAGGGTCTGCCCAtcctggtggagctgctgaggaTGGACAACGACCGGGTCGTCTGCTCCGTCGCCACGGCTCTGCGTAACATGGCTCTAGATGGCCGCAACAAGGAGCTGAtag gAAAGTACGCCATGCGGGATCTGGTGAACCGCCTCCCCGGCGGCAGCCCGACCTTCCTCTCTGATGACACAGTGGCGTCGGTCTGCTGCACGCTGCACGAGGTCACCAGCCGCAACATGGAGAACGCCAAAGCTTTAGCGGACAGCGGCGGCATCGAGAAGCTGGTGGACATCAGCAAAGGACGAGGGAAAGG gtactcGATGAAGGTGGTGAAGGCAGCAGCTCAGGTGTTGAACACACTGTGGCAGTACAGAGAGCTGAGGAGCCTCTACAAACAG GATGGCTGGAACTACACACACTTCGTCACGCCCGTCTCCACCCTGGAACGAGACCGTTACCGCTCTCAGCCGACGCTGCCCACCAGCCCGCTGCAGATGTCCCCCGTCATCCAATCAG GCGGCAGCGCGACGTCCTCGCCGGCGATGCTCGGGATCCGCAGACACAGCTCCAACTATCAGCGGGCGCAGTCATCTATGCAACTCGACACGTATTACGGAGACAACAGTTTACACAAGCAGCCGTACACAG GGTCTGAGAAGAAAACCCCGTACTTCATCGGGACGTATTCGTCCCAGTCAGGAGAGGACTTGAGGAGATCTCAG CACCCGGAGCCATTCTACGACGAGCCTGACAGGAAGAACTACAACAGCTACCGAATGTACCTGTCGTCCCCACAAGGCTACGGCGAGGAGCCCTACGAGGACGAGCCGGTCCACCTCACCCCGTCGTCCCCGGACGGCTTCGCCAGCCAGTCGCTCCGTTTCAAAGCCAACACCAACTACGTGGACTTCTACTCCACCACGCGGCGGCCTTCAAACAGGGCGAACAAGTTCACCGGCTCCCCCGACTCCTGGGTGTAG
- the LOC114448025 gene encoding uncharacterized protein C7orf57 homolog, giving the protein MSTAVPNHRRTKPGGIKPAAVTSGVTGPTSQIPGLSQSADESAPVERVSGRRVGIFESDSDYVKLAKQGGHKGLLSHDVDLDDKPSKPYNPPNWFSADESKGGSKATSPDSQMKGGMQPLAAPFGTDNSTSWEREPDRNSHDKEKMSPDDAATQLEGLSLINKYKRTSYDKKAPPVSMSKLLSHGYVEEKKKSPNDDDASSVTSEQTSTIGTEDVDDLE; this is encoded by the exons ATGAGTACTGCTGTCCCCAACCATCGAAGGACCAAGCCCGGCG GCATCAAGCCCGCGGCTGTGACCAGCGGCGTGACCGGACCGACCTCCCAGATCCCCGGTCTGTCCCAGTCAGCTGATGAGAGCGCTCCTGTGGAGAGGGTCAGCGGGCGGCGCGTCGGGATCTTCGAGTCAGACTCTGATTACGTCAAGCTCGCCAAGCAGGGTGGACACAAAG GGTTGCTGAGTCATGACGTCGATCTTGACGACAAACCATCCAAACCCTACAATCCACCCAACTGGTTTTCTGCTGACGAGTCAAAGGG CGGAAGCAAAGCAACGTCACCCGACAGCCAGATGAAGGGTGGCATGCAGCCTCTGGCTGCACCGTTTGGCACTGATAACAGTACGTCCTGGGAAAGAGAGCCTGATAGAAATTCCCATGATAAAGAAAAG ATGTCTCCTGACGATGCTGCCACTCAGCTGGAGGGTCTGTCGTTAATTAACAAATACAAGAGAAC GTCCTACGATAAGAAGGCTCCTCCGGTCAGCATGTCCAAGCTGCTGAGTCACGGGTacgtggaggagaagaagaagtctcCCAATGACGACGATGCCTCAA GTGTGACTTCAGAACAGACCAGCACCATAGGGACGGAGGACGTGGACGACCTGGAGTAG
- the LOC114448018 gene encoding four and a half LIM domains protein 2-like, producing the protein MAERYDCTECEESLYGQKYILKEESPFCIKCYEKLFSSTCEVCQKLISCTSKDLSYKERHWHSECFLCIKCSRSLVDRPFATKDDMLMCTDCYSNEYSAKCHACLKTIMPGSKKMEHKSSSWHENCFTCNRCQQPIGTRSFVQKDANNYCLPCYEKQFALKCIHCKKPITTGGVNYREQPWHKECFVCIGCKQQLAGQRFTSRDDFAYCLDCFCNLFAKKCAYCTTPISGLGGSKYISFEQRQWHNDCFNCKRCCVSLVGRGFLTCKDDILCPDCGKDI; encoded by the exons ATGGCCGAGCGCTACGACTGCACAGAGTGTGAGGAGTCCCTGTACGGGCAGAAGTACATCCTGAAGGAGGAGAGCCCCTTCTGCATCAAATGCTACGAGAAGCTTTTCTCTAGCACATGTGAAGTGTGCCAGAAGCTCATCAGCTGCACGAgcaag GATTTGTCGTACAAGGAGCGCCACTGGCACAGCGAGTGTTTCCTCTGCATCAAGTGCAGCCGGTCTCTGGTGGACCGGCCCTTTGCCACCAAGGATGACATGCTGATGTGCACCGACTGCTACAGCAACGAGTACTCTGCCAAGTGCCATGCGTGTCTGAAGACCATCATGCCAG GTTCTAAAAAGATGGAGCATAAGAGCAGCAGTTGGCACGAGAACTGCTTCACCTGCAACCGCTGCCAGCAGCCCATCGGCACCAGGAGCTTCGTCCAGAAGGACGCCAACAACTACTGCCTGCCCTGCTATGAGAAGCAGTTTGCCCTGAAGTGCATCCACTGCAAGAAG CCCATCACCACCGGAGGGGTGAACTACCGTGAGCAGCCCTGGCACAAGGAGTGCTTCGTTTGCATCGGGTGCAAGCAGCAGCTGGCCGGCCAGAGGTTCACCTCTCGGGACGACTTCGCCTACTGCCTCGACTGCTTCTGCAACCTGTTTGCCAAGAAATGTGCCTACTGCACCACTCCCATCAGCG GTCTTGGGGGGAGTAAGTACATCTCCTTTGAGCAGCGCCAGTGGCACAACGACTGCTTCAACTGCAAGCGCTGCTGCGTGTCTCTGGTGGGCCGAGGTTTCCTGACGTGCAAAGACGACATCCTCTGCCCTGACTGCGGCAAAGACATCTGA